The Synchiropus splendidus isolate RoL2022-P1 chromosome 1, RoL_Sspl_1.0, whole genome shotgun sequence genome includes a window with the following:
- the alpk2 gene encoding alpha-protein kinase 2, translated as MSEYSEACVKSTELFSKTSKYHSKEKQPECCTPPQCSLLCRSMTESKDSSGSCDTSEPSQMPLDFIPNSTVILPERVLGPESVPLKEVMESNDNQSHTSSLLLSHQSDSSECDSAVEPMTELHIYESETQDFILRPSVDPLEIDCPEYLSLVGMKGESELYCNTESLDESPASQGHDDRSEKTAVLGCESPLSRYKALSTADEGTCESGLKTESVAKAEGGELTSQVRESDSQVELWLDACQYLTDDEPEKRDLLEPMKLPVAQEEPADNEDLFFPQEQAQESSYVPDCSDRIGWSVHDRGRGPPVQRWSSVDSWATALSDWTGIISAQPEEITATFTEIGAELDALTQALADVDVNKGGGAEGANMGVQDQPQNMPQNPILSFDLVAPGGEQTDRESIQTLESLCGSIIAAREQIESELHPSVCLSGGREPSTTDLNFSHLRQYEETSMRDIQSSKEEIILQIIEDTEAQEVERSRASSLEVNQIIKPTPANEAETPSDVLPTLTVSHVCGADTESRQTHVPASTLDRACQVEPKRGGLEFMMPSAPLRISSSHWPSSSLDGDLICDRGCEEKLCNGNTSQAEDNKDLSDIKKEDCSSDKLLNSLAFSPKKTLIEEISDFSRDLSNLIPLSEERLKISEENRVAVFTLDINDPFASRIAKQGSRELEKVGLNTKISERMPNKSHKKEKSVPHPSARKQENLTPGLPQEQISKQKENVTGENQKIKTELEDRNNTPQGEAEFEKVKPHSKKKKKHGQHAGGVKLTIGSQSDVEITATQKTAKGRIDMFEAKISPTDKETSEKKQQDGKHSHKEHKEPKPKTNDCPPSEDVVKRRRLSEDKFGKIVGALESKLGKLGAPAHDRKELSKTDAGATRKKTFSEVVKQKPVTPKEEPKVLKPIQVLPVSGDPQSLCLWCQFTTVFTRHTVTWRRDGVTLAEVDRSAGDESRVSLTISNASHKDLGKYQCCLQSSQGSVTLEYLLTYEVLSEVVIPLSPTTISIAPVEVECEEEDVRCSKLMFKEDFLTQQFFGEDHGVSILTEKVHFGEGMHRRAFRTKLQTSQAPQLLPGHSCVLKVHNAISYGTKSSEELIQRNFTLAVEECQVQNTAREFIKAYTAEAQGCEAFGKVPEIIPIFLVHRPSNDIPYATLEEELIGDFVKYSVKDGKEINLLRRDSEAGRKCCAFQHWVYAKTDGNLLVTDMQGVGMRLTDVGIATCKKGYKGFKGNCSTSFIDQFKALHQCNTYCEILGLKSLQPKPKKTASAPKAKPQPSAIPKKKMFGPTVKGKS; from the exons ATGTCGGAATACTCTGAGGCTTGCGTCAAATCCACTGAGCTTTTTTCAAAGACTTCCAAATACCACTCCAAGGAGAAACAGCCTGAGTGCTGCACTCCACCACAGTGTTCTTTACTTTGCCGTTCAATGACGGAGAGTAAAGATTCAAGTGGCTCCTGTGACACGTCTGAGCCCTCACAAATGCCACTTGATTTTATTCCAAATTCAACAGTAATCTTGCCCGAAAGAGTCCTGGGGCCCGAGTCTGTTCCTTTAAAAGAAGTCATGGAGTCAAACGATAACCAAAGTCACACCAGCAGTCTATTGCTATCACACCAGTCGGACAGTTCGGAGTGTGACTCAGCAGTCGAACCCATGACAGAACTCCACATCTATGAAAGTGAGACCCAAGACTTTATCCTCAGACCTTCTGTTGATCCTCTGGAGATTGATTGTCCTGAATACCTGTCACTGGTGGGGATGAAGGGCGAGTCAGAGCTTTACTGTAACACAGAGTCTCTGGATGAATCACCGGCATCTCAAGGTCATGATGACCGCTCCGAGAAGACGGCTGTGCTGGGCTGTGAGTCACCTCTCAGCAGGTATAAAGCCTTGAGCACTGCGGATGAAGGGACATGTGAGTCAGGGTTGAAGACAGAAAGTGTGGCGAAAGCAGAGGGAGGTGAGTTAACCTCACAAGTCAGGGAGAGTGACAGCCAAGTGGAGCTGTGGCTGGATGCTTGTCAGTATCTGACGGATGACGAGCCAGAGAAAAGGGACCTCTTGGAACCGATGAAACTTCCTGTGGCACAAGAGGAACCCGCTGATAACGAGGACTTGTTTTTTCCCCAAGAACAGGCGCAAGAGTCGAGTTACGTGCCAGACTGCAGTGACAGGATTGGCTGGTCTGTTCACGACCGAGGCAGGGGCCCACCGGTTCAGAGGTGGTCTTCAGTCGACAGCTGGGCAACTGCACTCTCTGACTGGACCGGGATCATCTCAGCTCAGCCCGAAGAGATCACAGCCACTTTCACTGAGATCGGGGCAGAGCTAGACGCTTTAACACAAGCCCTCGCAGACGTGGACGTAAACAAAGGCGGAGGTGCGGAAGGAGCCAACATGGGAGTACAAGATCAGCCTCAGAACATGCCACAAAATCCCATTCTGTCCTTTGATCTGGTGGCACCAGGAGGTGAGCAGACTGACAGAGAGAGCATCCAGACTCTGGAATCACTGTGTGGATCGATAATTGCAGCTCGAGAGCAGATTGAGTCAGAGCTGCACCCATCTGTGTGTCTATCTGGCGGGAGGGAGCCCTCCACCACTGATTTGAACTTTAGCCACTTGAGACAGTATGAAGAAACATCAATGAGAGACATTCAAAGCAGTAAGGAAGAAATCATTCTCCAGATAATCGAAGACACAGAGGCTCAGGAGGTGGAACGA TCTCGAGCGAGTAGCTTGGAGGTCAATCAGATCATCAAACCAACCCCTGCAAATGAAGCTGAAACTCCTTCCGACGTTCTTCCGACACTAACTGTCTCTCACGTGTGTGGTGCGGACACAGAGAGCAGACAGACACACGTGCCAGCCAGCACTCTTGACAGAGCATGTCAGGTGGAGCCTAAGAGGGGGGGTCTTGAGTTTATGATGCCCTCAGCTCCTCTTAGGATCAGCTCCTCCCACTGGCCGAGCAGCAGTTTGGATGGGGATCTGATTTGCGATCGCGGTTGTGAGGAAAAACTCTGCAATGGAAACACTTCTCAGGCGGAAGATAATAAGGACTTGAGCGATATTAAAAAAGAAGACTGTTCATCTGATAAACTTTTGAATTCACTTGCGTTCAGTCCAAAAAAGACGCTCATCGAGGAGATCAGTGATTTCAGCAGGGATTTATCAAACCTGATTCCACTCTCGGAGGAACGTTTAAAGATTTCAGAGGAGAACCGTGTTGCAGTTTTTACGTTAGACATCAATGACCCCTTTGCGTCAAGAATCGCAAAACAAGGCAGCAGAGAACTGGAGAAAGTTGGTCTGAACACCAAAATATCTGAGAGGATGCCGAACAAAAGCCACAAAAAGGAGAAGTCTGTTCCTCATCCATCAGCGAGGAAGCAGGAGAACTTGACTCCAGGACTTCCACAGGAGCAGATCagcaaacagaaagaaaatgtcacaGGAGAAAATCAGAAAATAAAGACTGAGCTTGAAGACAGGAATAACACACCTCAGGGTGAAGCAGAGTTTGAGAAGGTCAAACCACAcagcaagaaaaagaagaaacatggTCAGCATGCAGGTGGGGTAAAGCTGACGATAGGCTCTCAAAGTGATGTTGAGATCACTGCAACGCAGAAGACTGCAAAAGGAAGGATTGACATGTTTGAGGCCAAAATTTCTCCCACAGACAAGGAGACGAGCGAGAAAAAGCAACAAGATGGAAAACATAGCCACAAAGAACATAAGGAACCGAAGCCGAAGACTAATGATTGTCCTCCCAGTGAAGACGTTGTGAAGAGGAGACGCCTCTCAGAGGACAAGTTCGGGAAGATCGTCGGTGCATTGGAGTCTAAACTAGGAAAGCTTGGAGCTCCAGCCCACGACAGGAAGGAGCTGTCAAAGACAGATGCTGGAGCGACACGGAAGAAGACCTTCAGCGAAGTCGTCAAGCAAAAGCCAGTTACACCTAAAGAAG AGCCCAAAGTCCTGAAGCCCATTCAGGTGCTGCCAGTGAGTGGAGACCCACAAAGCCTTTGCTTGTGGTGTCAGTTTACCACCGTGTTCACTCGGCACACTGTGACATGGAGGCGAGACGGAGTCACCCTGGCCGAGGTCGACAGAAG TGCAGGGGATGAAAGCAGAGTGTCACTGACCATCTCAAATGCGTCCCACAAAGATCTGGGCAAGTACCAGTGCTGCCTGCAGAGCTCCCAAGGGTCAGTTACTCTGGAGTACCTGCTCACCTATGAAg TGCTGAGTGAAGTGGTCATCCCTTTGTCTCCGACAACCATCTCAA TCGCACCAGTCGAGGTGGAATGTGAAGAAGAGGACGTCCGTTGCTCAAAGCTGATGTTCAAAGAGGATTtcctcacgcagcagttctttGGTGAGGACCACGGCGTCAGCATACTGACAGAGAAGGTCCATTTTGGGGAGGGGATGCACCGGCGAGCGTTCAGGACCAAACTGCAGACGAGTCAGGCGCCTCAGCTCCTGCCAGGACACTCCTGCGTGCTCAAAGTGCATAACGCCATCAGCTACGGGACCAAGAGCAGTGAGGAGCTGATCCAGAGGAACTTCACTCTGGCAGTAGAG GAGTGCCAGGTTCAAAACACAGCCAGGGAGTTCATTAAAGCCTACACAGCTGAAGCTCAAGGCTGCGAAGCCTTTGGAAAAGTCCCAGA GATCATTCCAATCTTTCTGGTTCACCGTCCATCCAACGACATCCCCTACGCCACTCTGGAGGAAGAGCTGATCGGAGACTTTGTCAAGTATTCGGTCAAAGACGGTAAAGAGATCAACCTCCTGAGACGAGACTCCGAGGCCGGACGGAAATGCTGTGCATTTCAGCATTGGGTCTACGCCAAGACTGATGGCAACCTGCTGGTCACTGACATGCAGG GAGTCGGGATGAGGCTGACTGACGTGGGAATAGCCACCTGTAAGAAAGG CTACAAGGGCTTCAAGGGGAactgctccacctccttcaTTGATCAGTTTAAAGCTCTGCACCAGTGCAAcacctactgtgagatccttgGCCTCAAATCTCTGCAGCCGAAACCCAAAAAAACGGCGTCCGCTCCTAAAGCCAAACCACAGCCGTCCGCCATCCCGAAGAAAAAGATGTTTGGGCCGACAGTGAAAGGAAAGTCATAA